TTGCCGCTGGCCAAGCGCACGGCCTTCAGCGCTTCGAGATTGTCCAGGCTGAGCAGCCCCCGGTCGGCCACCAGCACCAGGCGCTGCACCGACGGGAAGCGCTCGAGCACCTGGGTGAGCGTGGGCAGCAGGGTGCGCGTCTCGGCCGTGTTGCCGTCGAACACCTCGTGGTAGATCGGCAGCCCTTCGGCGGTCTGCACCACACCCAGCATGAACTGGCGGGCAATCAGCCCCTCCTTGGCCATGCCGTACTGGCGCACGTCGCCGGCCTGCTGGCTGAGTCCTTCGCTTCGGATCGTCGTGAGGTCGTAGAAGACCACCGAGAGATCCTGATCGATCAGCGGGCGAAGCAGCCCGGCGACCACCGCATCGACCTCGTCCTGATGATCCATCAGCGCATCGAGGCTGCGCAGCAACTGCTGGTGCGTGACCGCCTTCGGCCCGAAGTCGGGCAGCGCCACCGTCTGCACCCAGCGCAGCACGCCGAGTTTGGATTCAGGGTCGCACAGGCGGTTGAGCACCATCAGCCGGATCAGCGCTTCCACGTCCGTGGTGCGGCGCGTACGGCGAAATACCCGCCGCAGCTCCGAGAAGCCCAGCGACTTCCACAGCTCGGTCAGCGCCCACACGTTACCGAGTGCCCGCGCGGACTCGAACGACACCGTGGGCGCCGGCGGCTTGGCGCCCATCGGTTCGCGACCGGTGATCTTCAGCAGGCCGTTGATGACCGCGTCGAGCGACCCATCGACCTGTTCGGCGCGGCCGAGCGTGGCGACGGTGCGCTTCTTCACTCGTCCCGCCTCGTCGCGATAGGACTCGACGAGTTGGACGTAGCGGCGGCCTCCGGAGGTGGTGAGCTTGACGTGCATGCCGCCACTTTAGCGACCTACAAAGTGCCGTCAAGTTTGGCGGTGGCTGTTACAAACGTGCCACCACAGCACTTTTGCGATCATGGCCTTCAAACCCGCGCCGGAACTGGAGTCACTTTCCGAAAAGGCGCGAAAATCGGGGTTAAGTGTCGAACCCTGGGGGTTCAGATGCGGCGAGTACGGCGGCAGGTAGAAGAGTTTGAGCTTGCCGTCCAAGCCCTCGACGTAGCTCTTGACCATCTTTGCCTTGTGGATCGGATGACCATCGACGATCAGAAACACCGGCTTCTCGGCATTGACCATCAAGCGCTTGAGGAACTCGACGAACACCTTCGCGCCAACCGAGCCTTCATGCAGCATGAATCGAAACTCGCCCTGCGTGCTGACCGCCGAGATCATGTTCAGCGAGAAGCGCCGGCCCGTCGCCTGCACCACCGGCGTCTGGCCCTGCGGCGCCCAGGTCGTGCCGGTGTGGTAGTCCGAGCGGACACCCGACTCGTCGCCAAAGTAGATCGTTGCGCCGACCCGCTTGGCTTCGGCGCGGATCGTGGGGTAGGTCTCCGTCTCCCACGTGCGCACCAGCACCGGGTCTTGCTGCCACGCCTGGTAGAGCGGCTTCTGGGCGCTGAAGCCCAGGATCTTCATGAGACGGTGGACCGAGGAGACCGACAGTTCCTTCTTGAACTGGCGCTTGATCAGGTGACGGATCAGCGACAGCGTCCACAAGCCGAACTCGAACTTGAACTGCTGCGGGTTGTGGTCACAAACGGCATTGGCGATCCACGACAACTCCTCGGCGCTGAGTTTGCTGGGGCGCCCCGGAATCGGCTTGGCCAGCAATGCGTTCTGCCCGCCATTGGCAAAGTCGGCGAGCCACCGGAAAACGCTGCGCTCATTCACGCCATACGCCGCCGCGACGCTTTGCACCGTCTGCCCCTCACGCACCGCTTTGACAGCCTGCTGCCGCATCACCTGCAAGGTGTGATGATCGAGGGCGCGGCCGTCGGAAGGTCGTTTGCATTTCATGGGGCATATTATCGCTCACATGACACTACTTACGGGAAGGTTGGTAGTTCGATGATCCGCATTCTCGATATTCTATTTTCCTCGTTGGGCCTGGCACTGGGATGGCCTCTACTGCTGCTGATCGCATTCGTTGGTAAGGTGGAGACGGGCTCGCCCATGTTTCGCCAGCAACGTGTGGGGCGCTTTCAGCAACCCTTCACGTTGATAAAGTTCCGCACAATGCGTCCCGGGACAGCATCGGTCGCCACGCACCTTGCAAGCGCCAGCGCCATCACCCCCTTCGGTCGTTTCTTGCGCCGCACGAAGCTCGACGAGTTACCTCAGCTGTGGAACGTGTTGAAGGGAGAGATGAGCCTGGTCGGGCCGCGGCCGTGCCTATTCAACCAGCACGAGCTGATCGAGGAGCGTGCGCGGCGCGGCGTCTTCGATGCGCGTCCGGGCATTACCGGCCTGGCGCAGGTTAATGATATCGACATGTCAACACCGAAGTTGCTGGCCGAGACGGATGCGCGCATGCTGCGCTCCCTGAACACGGCGGCCTATTTCCGCTACATCCTCCTGACGGTGACCGGCAAGGGGGCCGGCGACCGGATTCGTTCCTGAGACCCTCACGTTCTTCATGATCACTCGCCACGCGCGATCGACGCTCGTTTTTCTGTTCGACCTTCTGGCCGCCATCGCCGCGTGGGTTGGAGGTTTCCTGCTGCGCTTCAACTTGGAATGGCCGGCGCATTACGAGAGCAAGCTGCTGGTCGCTGGCGCGATGCTCTTGTTCGTACATGCCATCGGATGCCGGATCGCGGGTCTTTACCGCGGCATGTGGGTGTTTGCCAGCCTGCCCGACCTGAAGCGGGTCCTGAAGGCCATAGCCCTCTCCGCGCTCGCGCTGACCATTCTGATCGCACTCGACCGCGGCGCCCCCGCGCTACCGCGGTCGATGATCGTGCTTTACCCGATGCTGTTATTGATGATCATGGGCGGCGGGCGCGCGGCCTGGCGCATGTGGAAGGAGCACCGCCTGTACGGCGATTTGGTCGCGGCAGGCAAGCCGGTGATTGTGGTCGGCGCAGGCAGAGGCGGGGCCATGCTGGTCCGGGAACTCGAGCGAAACCCCGACTGGCGTGTCGTGGCGATGGTCGATGACAATCGCGATAAGTGGGGTCTTGAGCTGAATGGCCACCCCGTTGCGGGCGGCATTCACACTCTGCCGGCCGTGCTTAAGGAGTACCGCGCTAACCACGTCATTCTCGCAATGCCGTCAGCGGCGTCGGACGCCCTGAAGCATGCGACCGATCTCGCGGTACGTGCGGGTGCGCATGTGTTCACCGTGCCGGGCATCGAAGACCTCATGAACGGCAACGTGGCGATCAACGCCATGCGTCCGGTCGACATTGAGGACTTGCTGGGCCGAGACTCTGTGCACATCGACACCGCACACGTCCACCACATGATTACCGCCAAGACCGTGCTGATCACCGGCGCCGGCGGCTCGATCGGCAGCGAGCTCTGTCGCCAGCTGGCCCGCTTCGCCCCGGCGCGGCTGGTGCTGGTGGAGGCGAGCGAGTTCGCGCTGTACAACATCGAGCAGTGGTTCCGCGTGCACAAGCCCGAGACGCAGATCGAGCCGCTGGCCGGCGACGTGAAGGACGCGGCGCGGCTGGAGGAGATCTTCGCCACCTGGAAGCCGCAGCTCGTCTTCCACGCCGCCGCCTACAAGCACGTGCCGCTGATGGAAGT
This region of Thauera sp. JM12B12 genomic DNA includes:
- a CDS encoding IS1634 family transposase, whose amino-acid sequence is MHVKLTTSGGRRYVQLVESYRDEAGRVKKRTVATLGRAEQVDGSLDAVINGLLKITGREPMGAKPPAPTVSFESARALGNVWALTELWKSLGFSELRRVFRRTRRTTDVEALIRLMVLNRLCDPESKLGVLRWVQTVALPDFGPKAVTHQQLLRSLDALMDHQDEVDAVVAGLLRPLIDQDLSVVFYDLTTIRSEGLSQQAGDVRQYGMAKEGLIARQFMLGVVQTAEGLPIYHEVFDGNTAETRTLLPTLTQVLERFPSVQRLVLVADRGLLSLDNLEALKAVRLASGKPLEFIVAVPGRRYNEFIELLEPFHEAQCAGATQEVISEHTWNDLRLVVAHDPATAATKTEQRNERVDALIRQADQWSGKLTEQDEGVKHRGRKLSDSGAKARFYHAVSEAHLSRIIKVDLSEELFSYHIDDKAKRLAEMMDGKLLLVTNAEGLAAQSVIQRYKSLADIERGFKVLKSEIEIGPVYHRLPERIRAHASICFMALILHRVMRSRLKAANAGYTPERALEQLQRIQHHRVRLNGGEPVAGVSTLSTEQNEVLHALGIEKPAAPEQLALL
- a CDS encoding sugar transferase codes for the protein MIRILDILFSSLGLALGWPLLLLIAFVGKVETGSPMFRQQRVGRFQQPFTLIKFRTMRPGTASVATHLASASAITPFGRFLRRTKLDELPQLWNVLKGEMSLVGPRPCLFNQHELIEERARRGVFDARPGITGLAQVNDIDMSTPKLLAETDARMLRSLNTAAYFRYILLTVTGKGAGDRIRS
- a CDS encoding nucleoside-diphosphate sugar epimerase/dehydratase, with the translated sequence MITRHARSTLVFLFDLLAAIAAWVGGFLLRFNLEWPAHYESKLLVAGAMLLFVHAIGCRIAGLYRGMWVFASLPDLKRVLKAIALSALALTILIALDRGAPALPRSMIVLYPMLLLMIMGGGRAAWRMWKEHRLYGDLVAAGKPVIVVGAGRGGAMLVRELERNPDWRVVAMVDDNRDKWGLELNGHPVAGGIHTLPAVLKEYRANHVILAMPSAASDALKHATDLAVRAGAHVFTVPGIEDLMNGNVAINAMRPVDIEDLLGRDSVHIDTAHVHHMITAKTVLITGAGGSIGSELCRQLARFAPARLVLVEASEFALYNIEQWFRVHKPETQIEPLAGDVKDAARLEEIFATWKPQLVFHAAAYKHVPLMEVANAWQAVRNNVLGTLLVAAHAQRFGAERFVLISTDKAVNPTNVMGATKRLAEMACEALHSSGTASTQIEMVRFGNVLGSTGSVIPKFAEQIARGGPVTVTHPDINRYFMSIPEAAQLVLQAAAMGQGGEVFVLDMGEPVKIVDLARNMIRLSGYTEDEIRIEFTGLRPGEKLYEELLADAEETRETPHPKLRIARSRPVNGTFLEELEQWLAQPGPVADEEVRMGLKRWVTEYEPARH